The following coding sequences are from one Rhizobiaceae bacterium window:
- a CDS encoding HAMP domain-containing histidine kinase: MVSSRLFLKVYLTLLACLAAVALASGAYWRLTMDRDTANFGERRDRFAQEMLPASDDPAQTRLMLERLGKALDADLALYSRDGELLASAGQPPDLTEPRRGKRPFRYRHGEPQIVRFPDGRVLVADIAMPWEGGRRGALGYIALIAAVVGLAAYPVVRHLTRRLEKLREGVEKFGGGALDARVDVKGRDEVAAVARSFNAAAGRIEQLVGAHRTLLANASHELRSPLARLRMAIDLSGLPANGGQSREINANLAEIDELVEEILLASRLEHTAAAAKLEPLDLSGLVAEECSRHGIEMSGVAAPMSGDRRLLTRLTRNLLLNAMRHGRPPVDVDVSSDARGVTLTVRDHGDGLPPGEEARVFEPFYRPAGRSESAGGWGLGLALVRQIAELHGGTARYETPVDGGARFVVHLPRKG, from the coding sequence ATGGTCAGCAGCCGGCTGTTCCTGAAGGTCTATCTGACGCTGCTGGCGTGCCTGGCGGCGGTCGCGCTGGCGAGCGGCGCCTACTGGCGGCTGACGATGGACCGCGACACGGCCAATTTCGGCGAACGGCGCGACCGCTTCGCGCAGGAAATGCTGCCGGCGTCCGACGATCCGGCGCAGACGCGGCTGATGCTGGAGCGGCTCGGCAAGGCGCTCGACGCCGATCTGGCGCTCTATTCGCGCGACGGCGAGCTGCTGGCTTCCGCCGGGCAGCCGCCCGACCTGACCGAGCCGCGACGCGGCAAGCGGCCCTTCCGCTACAGGCATGGCGAGCCGCAGATCGTGCGGTTTCCCGACGGGCGCGTGCTTGTCGCCGACATCGCCATGCCGTGGGAGGGCGGCCGGCGCGGGGCGCTGGGTTACATAGCGCTGATCGCGGCGGTGGTCGGCCTCGCGGCCTATCCGGTGGTCCGCCATCTGACGCGGCGGCTCGAAAAACTGCGCGAAGGCGTGGAGAAGTTCGGCGGCGGCGCGCTCGACGCGCGTGTCGACGTGAAGGGCCGGGACGAGGTCGCGGCCGTCGCGCGCAGCTTCAACGCCGCCGCCGGGCGCATCGAGCAACTGGTCGGCGCGCACCGCACGCTGCTCGCCAATGCCAGCCACGAATTGCGCTCGCCGCTGGCGAGACTTCGCATGGCCATCGACCTTTCGGGGCTGCCGGCGAATGGCGGGCAGTCGCGCGAGATCAATGCGAACCTCGCTGAAATCGATGAACTGGTGGAGGAGATCCTGCTCGCCAGCAGGCTGGAACACACTGCCGCCGCTGCAAAGCTGGAACCGCTCGATCTGAGCGGCCTCGTGGCGGAGGAATGTTCGCGGCACGGCATCGAGATGTCCGGCGTGGCCGCGCCGATGAGCGGCGACCGCCGGCTGCTGACCCGCCTGACCCGCAATCTTCTCCTCAACGCGATGCGACATGGGCGTCCGCCGGTGGATGTGGACGTGTCGAGCGACGCGCGCGGCGTGACGCTCACCGTTCGCGACCATGGCGACGGCCTGCCGCCGGGGGAGGAGGCGCGGGTCTTCGAGCCCTTCTACCGGCCCGCCGGACGCAGCGAGTCGGCAGGCGGCTGGGGGCTCGGCCTCGCGCTTGTGCGCCAGATCGCCGAACTGCATGGCGGCACCGCGCGCTACGAGACGCCGGTGGATGGCGGGGCGCGCTTCGTCGTGCACCTGCCGCGGAAGGGATGA
- a CDS encoding periplasmic heavy metal sensor: MTNQNETNPQDTGSTIDHDRNETSPAPKAKRNLTLTVGLALAAVIGIGAAVAVAQGGWGGPGGWKHGMGHMGARFAEHRVGHMLDEIDASAEQETKIWAIIDRTRTELRPMGREFRDTREQVMTLLAAPTIDKAAVETLRASRIAAIDEASKKAVAAAVEAAEVLTPEQRAKLAAEMKERHGGRW, from the coding sequence ATGACCAACCAGAACGAAACCAACCCGCAGGATACCGGCAGCACCATCGACCACGATCGCAACGAGACGTCTCCGGCCCCCAAGGCGAAGCGGAACCTGACGCTGACTGTCGGTCTGGCGCTCGCGGCCGTCATCGGCATCGGTGCGGCAGTCGCCGTGGCGCAGGGCGGATGGGGCGGCCCCGGCGGCTGGAAGCACGGCATGGGCCATATGGGCGCGCGTTTCGCCGAGCATCGCGTAGGCCACATGCTTGACGAGATCGACGCGAGCGCCGAACAGGAAACGAAGATCTGGGCGATCATCGACCGGACGCGCACCGAACTCCGGCCGATGGGCCGCGAGTTCCGCGACACGCGCGAGCAGGTGATGACGCTGCTGGCTGCCCCGACGATCGACAAGGCGGCGGTCGAGACGCTGAGGGCGAGCCGCATCGCGGCGATCGACGAAGCGTCGAAGAAGGCGGTGGCTGCGGCGGTTGAGGCGGCGGAGGTGCTGACGCCCGAACAAAGGGCGAAGCTCGCCGCCGAGATGAAGGAACGCCACGGCGGCCGCTGGTAA
- a CDS encoding dienelactone hydrolase family protein translates to MERPKITQAMIDAYDEYTHLTLDRRGFMEKLSKLAGSGAAAAAIAPMLAANSARAAIVPEDDQRLKAEDITYPGAEGEMKGYLVRPADATGKLGAVIVIHENRGLNAHIKDVARRIALEGFVALAPDFLSPQGGTPADEDKAREMFSSLDAATTAANGVATVAFLRNSEATNGKVGAVGFCWGGGTVNNLAIASPDLAAGVAYYGAQPKDTAAIANIKAPLLLHYAGQDERINAGIDAYKAALDAAGKEYTVHIYEGAQHAFNNDTSEARYNKEAADLAWGRTVAFFKEKLS, encoded by the coding sequence ATGGAACGGCCGAAAATCACGCAGGCGATGATCGACGCCTATGACGAATACACGCATCTGACGCTCGACCGGCGCGGTTTCATGGAGAAACTGTCGAAGCTGGCGGGCTCGGGGGCAGCGGCTGCGGCGATCGCGCCCATGCTTGCCGCCAACAGCGCGCGGGCGGCCATCGTGCCTGAGGACGATCAGCGCCTGAAGGCTGAGGACATCACCTATCCCGGCGCGGAAGGCGAGATGAAGGGCTATCTCGTGCGGCCGGCGGATGCTACGGGCAAGCTCGGAGCCGTCATCGTCATCCACGAGAACAGGGGCCTCAACGCCCATATCAAGGACGTGGCGCGCCGCATCGCGCTGGAAGGCTTTGTCGCGCTGGCGCCGGACTTCCTGTCGCCGCAGGGCGGCACGCCCGCCGACGAGGACAAGGCGCGCGAGATGTTCTCCTCGCTCGACGCGGCCACGACCGCCGCGAACGGCGTGGCGACGGTGGCGTTCCTCAGGAACAGCGAGGCGACCAATGGCAAGGTCGGCGCGGTCGGTTTCTGCTGGGGCGGCGGCACGGTGAACAACCTCGCCATCGCCTCGCCAGACCTTGCGGCGGGCGTCGCCTATTACGGCGCGCAACCAAAGGACACGGCGGCGATCGCCAACATCAAGGCGCCTCTGCTCCTGCACTATGCCGGGCAGGACGAGCGCATCAATGCCGGCATCGATGCCTACAAGGCGGCGCTCGATGCGGCGGGCAAGGAATACACCGTCCACATCTACGAGGGCGCGCAGCACGCCTTCAACAACGACACATCGGAAGCCCGCTACAACAAGGAAGCGGCCGATCTTGCATGGGGAAGGACTGTGGCTTTCTTCAAGGAAAAGCTATCCTAG
- a CDS encoding OmpA family protein: MTPRPGPQEPPPPVSTTPDETNQPAAGFENVKPGTEEDFILNVSRRTFFAADSAALDSTAKATLDAQAAWLKQYPKWLVKLQGFADDSGGASAQVTLSQKRADAVMSYLVNAGVEPNRMWAKGYGKDREVRACSDRSCKVQNRRVVSNLRTVRDD, from the coding sequence ATGACGCCGCGTCCCGGCCCGCAGGAGCCGCCTCCGCCCGTTTCCACGACTCCGGACGAGACCAATCAGCCGGCAGCCGGCTTCGAAAACGTCAAGCCGGGAACGGAGGAGGATTTCATCCTCAATGTCAGCCGCCGAACCTTCTTCGCGGCGGATTCGGCCGCTCTCGATTCGACCGCGAAGGCGACGCTCGATGCGCAGGCCGCGTGGCTGAAGCAGTATCCGAAATGGCTGGTGAAGCTGCAGGGCTTCGCCGACGATTCGGGCGGGGCTTCCGCGCAGGTCACGCTCTCGCAGAAGCGGGCGGACGCGGTGATGAGCTATCTCGTCAATGCCGGCGTGGAGCCGAACCGCATGTGGGCCAAGGGATACGGCAAGGACAGGGAAGTCCGCGCCTGCTCCGACCGCTCCTGCAAGGTCCAGAACCGCCGGGTGGTCTCGAATCTGAGAACCGTAAGGGACGACTGA
- a CDS encoding TMEM43 family protein: MSDTFTVTTRTSWFGRLKNSVIGVLIGLLLVVGMVVLLFWNEGRAVQTARSLTEGAGVVVSVSSDAVDPANDGKLVHVTGDVSTWHKPSDPGFGITAEGVRLERRAEMFQWKETSESKSQDKLGGGQETVTTYSYSKVWSDGPIDSSRFKQPAGHENPPMEIRGQNFQVPEAELGAFSLSQRVISMIDAQKDFPVAPDQTAAVDAAYSGNKRVTVAEGRIYLGFNATQPAVGDYRISYRLAPLGPISVIGKQAGSGFDSYQTQAGDALLMVDDGVVPAEKMFADAQTANTLVTWIIRVIGLIFLWVGFALVMAPLGALAAVIPPLGQMVGFGAGLVALVLAVLVGAGTIAIAWFWYRPLLALGIIVAGVAIAFLLGRMGRARAKVAASAAPQAA; encoded by the coding sequence ATGAGCGACACCTTCACCGTGACCACGCGAACCTCCTGGTTCGGGCGTCTCAAGAATTCCGTCATCGGCGTGCTGATCGGTCTGCTGCTGGTGGTCGGCATGGTCGTCCTCCTGTTCTGGAACGAGGGCAGGGCGGTGCAGACCGCCCGCTCGCTGACGGAAGGCGCGGGCGTCGTCGTCTCGGTGTCGTCGGACGCCGTCGACCCGGCAAATGATGGCAAGCTTGTGCACGTCACCGGCGACGTCAGCACATGGCACAAGCCTTCCGATCCGGGCTTCGGCATCACGGCAGAAGGCGTGCGGCTGGAGCGGCGCGCCGAGATGTTCCAATGGAAGGAGACGTCCGAATCGAAGAGCCAGGACAAGCTCGGCGGCGGGCAGGAGACGGTGACGACGTACAGCTATTCCAAGGTATGGAGCGACGGCCCGATCGACTCGTCGCGCTTCAAGCAGCCGGCCGGCCACGAGAACCCGCCAATGGAGATACGCGGCCAGAACTTCCAGGTGCCGGAAGCCGAACTCGGCGCTTTTTCGCTCAGCCAGCGCGTCATCTCGATGATCGACGCGCAGAAGGATTTTCCGGTCGCGCCCGACCAGACGGCGGCGGTCGACGCCGCCTATAGCGGCAACAAGCGGGTGACGGTGGCGGAAGGACGCATCTATCTGGGCTTCAACGCCACGCAGCCAGCGGTGGGCGACTACCGAATCTCCTACCGGCTCGCGCCGCTCGGCCCGATCAGCGTGATCGGCAAGCAGGCCGGCAGCGGTTTCGACAGCTACCAGACGCAGGCGGGCGATGCGCTGCTGATGGTGGACGACGGCGTCGTGCCGGCCGAAAAAATGTTCGCCGACGCGCAGACGGCCAACACGCTGGTGACGTGGATCATCCGCGTCATCGGACTGATCTTCCTGTGGGTCGGCTTCGCCCTCGTCATGGCGCCGCTCGGCGCGCTGGCGGCCGTCATCCCGCCGCTCGGCCAGATGGTCGGCTTCGGCGCGGGGCTCGTCGCGCTGGTGCTCGCGGTGCTTGTCGGCGCGGGAACGATCGCGATCGCCTGGTTCTGGTATCGGCCGCTGCTGGCGCTGGGGATCATCGTGGCTGGCGTCGCCATCGCCTTCCTGCTCGGCCGTATGGGTCGCGCGCGGGCGAAGGTGGCGGCATCCGCCGCGCCGCAGGCAGCGTAG
- a CDS encoding response regulator transcription factor, with the protein MADEVLIIDDDARLAAMLGDYLGSNGYSTARAGTGRAGVEEVRRRAPDAVILDVMLPDIDGFEACRQIRAFSDVPVLMLTAKGDETDRIVGLELGADDYLPKPFNPRELLARLKAILRRRGGGADLPRTLRFGRLEIDPGSRTARVDGTARPLTSHQFELLLALAENAGRTLSREQLMDMVKGEELDAFDRSIDVHVSRIRAAIEDDPKHPRRLITVRGAGYVFARNQDDV; encoded by the coding sequence ATGGCGGACGAGGTTCTGATCATCGATGACGATGCGCGCCTCGCCGCCATGCTCGGCGACTATCTCGGCAGCAACGGCTATTCGACCGCCCGCGCCGGGACGGGCCGCGCCGGCGTGGAGGAAGTGCGCCGCCGCGCGCCGGACGCGGTGATCCTCGACGTGATGCTGCCGGACATAGACGGCTTCGAGGCGTGCCGGCAGATCAGGGCCTTTTCCGACGTGCCGGTACTCATGCTGACGGCGAAGGGCGACGAGACCGACCGCATCGTCGGGCTGGAACTCGGCGCCGACGATTATCTGCCCAAGCCGTTCAACCCGCGCGAATTGCTGGCGCGGCTGAAGGCGATCCTGCGCCGGCGCGGGGGCGGCGCGGACCTGCCGCGCACCTTGCGGTTCGGGCGGCTGGAGATCGATCCCGGCTCGCGGACGGCGCGCGTCGACGGGACAGCCAGGCCGCTCACCAGCCATCAGTTCGAATTGCTGCTGGCGCTGGCCGAGAACGCCGGGCGCACGCTGTCGCGCGAGCAGCTCATGGATATGGTGAAGGGCGAGGAACTGGACGCCTTCGACCGCTCGATCGACGTGCATGTGTCGCGCATCCGGGCGGCGATCGAGGATGACCCGAAGCACCCGCGCAGGCTGATCACCGTTCGCGGCGCGGGCTATGTATTCGCGCGCAACCAGGACGATGTGTGA
- a CDS encoding L,D-transpeptidase, which yields MRLTRREVVLGGLAAAVAGSVEAEAAAADWFAGTATDNGVTYKRTNFSKVAPKWRRQVVKYYSSEPIGTVVVDTRNHFLYLINENKTAIRYGVGVGKEGFKWYGRSTVDRKALWPKWTPPPEMIARHPDLPASVAGGSPSNPLGARAMYLHRDGADTGYRFHGTIQPWSIGTDASSGCIRMFNEDAIDLYQRIPVGTAVAVLQHIADQADRAMKLDDIDRGAPK from the coding sequence ATGCGGCTGACACGCAGGGAAGTCGTGTTGGGTGGCCTGGCTGCGGCGGTGGCCGGAAGCGTCGAGGCCGAGGCGGCGGCGGCCGACTGGTTCGCCGGAACCGCGACAGACAACGGCGTCACCTACAAGCGGACGAATTTTTCCAAGGTCGCCCCGAAATGGCGGCGTCAGGTCGTCAAATACTATTCGAGCGAGCCCATCGGCACCGTCGTTGTCGATACCCGCAACCACTTCCTCTATCTCATCAACGAGAACAAGACGGCCATCCGCTACGGCGTGGGCGTCGGCAAGGAAGGCTTCAAGTGGTATGGCCGCTCGACCGTCGACCGCAAGGCGCTGTGGCCGAAATGGACGCCGCCGCCGGAGATGATCGCGCGCCATCCCGACCTCCCGGCCTCCGTCGCCGGCGGCTCGCCCAGCAACCCGCTCGGCGCCCGCGCCATGTATCTGCACCGTGACGGCGCCGACACCGGCTACCGCTTCCACGGCACCATCCAGCCCTGGAGCATCGGCACGGACGCGTCGAGCGGCTGCATCCGCATGTTCAACGAGGACGCGATAGACCTCTATCAGCGCATTCCCGTGGGAACCGCCGTGGCGGTGCTTCAGCACATCGCGGACCAGGCCGACCGCGCGATGAAACTGGACGATATCGACCGCGGAGCGCCGAAATGA
- a CDS encoding UvrD-helicase domain-containing protein, producing MSGFPDDMPFFDEEPDPRGVPGPASASPRPQGGGIAARAMAARQGHNGPPDYLKGLNPEQRLAVETTEGPVLVLAGAGTGKTRVLTTRIAHILATGLAYPSQILAVTFTNKAAREMKQRIGLLVGEAVEGMPWLGTFHSIGVKLLRRHAELANLKSGFTILDTDDVIRLLKQLIQAEGLDDKRWPARTFANMIDGWKNKGLGPKDIPEGDARSFANGKGRELYAAYQERLQTLNACDFGDLLCHPIRIFREHPDVLAEYHRKFKYILVDEYQDTNTAQYMWLRLLAQRPKTERAMSSAEGRKPDRASAGQAAPAEGQPPQAAVRPVSENKQQQINICCVGDDDQSIYGWRGAEVDNILRFEKDFPGATVIRLERNYRSTAHILGAASHLIAHNEGRLGKTLFTDRPSPDDAKVNVHAAWDSEEEARAVGDEIETLQRKGHALNDMAILVRASFQMREFEDRFVTMGLNYRVIGGPRFYERQEIRDAMAYLRVVAQGADDLAFERIVNVPKRGLGEATIRQIHDTARALRVPMLAAAANLAESDELKPKPRAALREVAANFARWQEMLDTKPHTELAEIILEESGYTDMWKNDRAPDAPTRLENLKELIRSMEEYESLRAFLEHVALVMDAEQNEGMDAVSIMTLHSAKGLEFETVFLPGWEEGLFPHQRALDEGGRSGLEEERRLAYVGLTRAKKNLHLWFVSNRRIHGLWQSTIPSRFLDELPEAHVDVAEGGGSYGGYGNPYGGGSFASGRGGFSAGRQNPYGASRFDNVGGGRGAFSNTYATPGWARAQANRTEATDRNWGSRSGHQVERIGYGETDSGYGAGRGSVKSRVIEGELVAKSVSDSPSAFHVGDRVFHQKFGNGNIAAIDGNKLTIDFDRAGQKKVLDGFVTSV from the coding sequence ATGTCCGGCTTTCCCGACGATATGCCCTTCTTTGACGAGGAGCCCGATCCCCGTGGCGTGCCCGGCCCCGCAAGCGCGTCGCCGCGTCCGCAGGGCGGAGGCATCGCCGCCCGCGCCATGGCCGCGCGGCAGGGCCACAACGGCCCGCCGGATTACCTGAAAGGTCTCAATCCCGAGCAGCGGCTGGCCGTCGAGACGACCGAAGGCCCGGTGCTGGTGCTCGCCGGCGCCGGCACGGGCAAGACGCGCGTGCTCACCACCCGCATCGCCCACATCCTCGCCACCGGCCTCGCCTATCCGTCGCAGATCCTCGCCGTCACCTTCACCAACAAGGCCGCGCGCGAGATGAAGCAGCGCATCGGCCTTTTGGTCGGCGAGGCGGTGGAGGGCATGCCCTGGCTCGGCACCTTCCATTCCATCGGGGTAAAGCTCCTGCGCCGCCATGCCGAGCTCGCGAACCTCAAATCCGGATTCACCATCCTCGACACGGACGACGTCATCCGCCTGCTCAAGCAGCTCATCCAGGCCGAGGGGCTGGACGACAAGCGCTGGCCGGCGCGCACCTTCGCCAACATGATCGACGGCTGGAAGAACAAGGGGCTCGGCCCGAAGGACATCCCCGAGGGCGACGCCCGCTCCTTCGCCAACGGCAAGGGCCGCGAGCTGTACGCCGCCTATCAGGAGCGCCTGCAGACGCTGAACGCCTGCGACTTCGGCGACCTTCTCTGCCACCCGATCCGCATCTTCCGCGAGCATCCCGACGTGCTGGCGGAATACCATCGCAAGTTCAAATACATATTGGTGGACGAGTATCAGGACACCAACACCGCCCAATATATGTGGCTGCGGCTTCTGGCGCAGCGACCGAAAACTGAGCGCGCAATGTCTTCGGCCGAAGGCCGCAAGCCCGACCGGGCGTCGGCCGGTCAGGCCGCCCCCGCGGAGGGCCAGCCGCCGCAGGCGGCGGTACGGCCCGTGAGCGAGAACAAACAGCAGCAAATCAATATTTGCTGCGTCGGCGACGACGACCAGTCGATCTATGGCTGGCGCGGGGCGGAGGTGGACAACATCCTCCGCTTCGAAAAGGATTTCCCGGGCGCGACGGTCATCCGGCTGGAGCGCAACTACCGCTCGACCGCCCATATCCTCGGCGCCGCCTCCCATCTGATCGCGCACAATGAGGGCCGGCTCGGCAAGACGCTGTTCACCGACCGCCCCTCGCCCGACGACGCCAAGGTAAATGTCCACGCCGCCTGGGATTCGGAGGAGGAAGCGCGCGCCGTCGGCGACGAGATCGAGACCCTTCAGAGGAAAGGCCATGCGCTCAACGACATGGCCATCCTCGTCCGCGCCTCCTTCCAGATGCGCGAGTTCGAGGATCGCTTCGTCACCATGGGGCTGAACTATCGCGTCATCGGCGGCCCGCGCTTCTACGAGCGGCAGGAGATCCGCGACGCGATGGCCTATCTTCGCGTCGTGGCGCAGGGCGCGGACGACCTGGCCTTCGAGCGCATCGTCAATGTGCCGAAGCGCGGGCTGGGCGAAGCCACCATCCGCCAGATCCACGACACGGCGCGCGCCTTGCGCGTCCCCATGCTCGCCGCCGCCGCCAATCTCGCCGAATCGGACGAGCTGAAGCCCAAGCCGCGCGCCGCTTTGCGCGAGGTCGCCGCGAATTTCGCCCGCTGGCAGGAAATGCTCGACACCAAACCGCATACCGAGCTCGCCGAGATCATCCTCGAAGAGTCCGGCTACACGGATATGTGGAAGAACGACCGCGCGCCCGATGCACCCACGCGGCTGGAAAACCTCAAGGAGCTGATCCGCTCCATGGAGGAATACGAGTCCCTGCGCGCCTTCCTCGAACATGTCGCGCTGGTCATGGATGCCGAGCAGAACGAGGGCATGGACGCCGTCTCCATCATGACCCTGCACTCGGCCAAGGGCCTGGAGTTCGAGACGGTCTTCCTGCCGGGCTGGGAGGAAGGGCTGTTCCCCCACCAGCGCGCGCTGGACGAGGGCGGCCGCTCCGGGCTGGAGGAGGAGCGCCGCCTCGCCTATGTCGGGCTGACCCGCGCCAAGAAGAATCTGCATCTCTGGTTCGTGTCGAACCGGCGCATCCACGGCCTCTGGCAATCGACCATTCCGTCGCGCTTCCTCGACGAGTTGCCGGAGGCCCATGTCGATGTCGCCGAGGGCGGCGGCTCCTATGGCGGCTACGGCAACCCCTATGGCGGCGGCTCCTTCGCTTCCGGCCGGGGCGGTTTTTCGGCTGGCCGCCAGAACCCTTACGGCGCGTCGCGCTTCGACAATGTCGGCGGCGGCCGCGGCGCCTTCTCCAACACCTATGCGACGCCCGGCTGGGCGCGCGCGCAGGCCAACCGTACCGAGGCGACCGACCGCAACTGGGGCAGCCGCTCCGGCCATCAGGTCGAGCGCATCGGCTATGGCGAGACCGATTCCGGCTATGGCGCGGGCCGGGGCTCGGTGAAAAGCCGGGTCATCGAGGGCGAGCTGGTCGCGAAATCCGTGTCGGACAGCCCCTCGGCCTTCCATGTCGGCGACCGCGTGTTCCACCAGAAATTCGGCAACGGCAACATCGCTGCAATCGACGGCAACAAGCTTACCATCGATTTCGACAGGGCCGGCCAGAAGAAGGTGCTCGACGGTTTCGTCACGTCGGTGTGA